In Salana multivorans, a single genomic region encodes these proteins:
- a CDS encoding ABC transporter ATP-binding protein: MTTDAITPTRPLSSADHERYLAEQSPVLTATDVSIDYEVTPVVHAVKNVDLVVNRGEILGLAGESGCGKTTLAYGINRLLKPPALLTSGSIAFHDADGTDVDVVALDGDGLRRFRWDKISMVFQGAMNSLNPVISVRAQLYDVFATHRPGMSKAEREARCVELFELVGVDPSRLGAYAHELSGGMRQRVMIAMALALSPQLMIMDEPTTALDVVVQRGILREIMRLREQLQFAVVFITHDLPLLLEISDRIAVMLRGEIVEVDVAENILHRPQHPYTQRLLSSFPSLTGDRGSFVREGTGVSQ; encoded by the coding sequence ATGACGACCGACGCCATCACGCCCACCCGCCCGCTCAGCTCGGCCGACCACGAGCGCTACCTGGCGGAGCAGTCGCCGGTGCTCACGGCGACCGACGTCTCCATCGACTACGAGGTCACCCCCGTGGTCCACGCCGTCAAGAACGTCGACCTCGTCGTCAACCGCGGCGAGATCCTCGGCCTGGCCGGGGAGTCCGGCTGCGGCAAGACGACGCTGGCCTACGGCATCAACCGGCTGCTCAAGCCGCCGGCGCTGCTCACCTCCGGGTCGATCGCCTTCCACGACGCCGACGGCACGGACGTCGACGTCGTCGCGCTCGACGGCGACGGCCTGCGCCGGTTCCGCTGGGACAAGATCTCGATGGTCTTCCAGGGGGCGATGAACTCGCTCAACCCGGTGATCTCGGTCCGGGCGCAGCTCTACGACGTGTTCGCCACCCACCGCCCCGGCATGTCGAAGGCCGAGCGGGAGGCGCGCTGCGTCGAGCTGTTCGAGCTCGTCGGGGTCGACCCGTCGCGGCTCGGCGCCTACGCCCACGAGCTGTCCGGCGGGATGCGCCAGCGCGTCATGATCGCCATGGCGCTCGCGCTCAGCCCGCAGCTCATGATCATGGACGAGCCGACGACGGCCCTCGACGTCGTCGTCCAGCGCGGGATCCTGCGCGAGATCATGCGCCTGCGCGAGCAGCTCCAGTTCGCGGTCGTGTTCATCACGCACGACCTGCCGCTGCTGCTGGAGATCTCCGACCGGATCGCCGTCATGCTCCGGGGCGAGATCGTCGAGGTCGACGTGGCCGAGAACATCCTCCACCGCCCGCAGCACCCGTACACGCAGCGGCTGCTCAGCTCGTTCCCGAGCCTCACGGGCGACCGCGGTTCATTCGTCCGAGAGGGAACGGGGGTGTCGCAGTGA
- a CDS encoding ABC transporter ATP-binding protein, which translates to MTGTLEVRDLTKVYKVRRGVRTEKLTAANHVSFTLEQGKTIALVGESGSGKSTVAKMLAKLETPTSGEILLDGHPVPTGSRGIEDYRRQLQMVFQDPFASLNPFHSVAHHLERPLRIHRRGRNRAEIDAEVHRLLDRVRLTPTEVFAEKKPHEMSGGQRQRVAIARALAPGARFLIADEPVSMLDVSIRLGVLNLLAQLQREENLGVLYITHDLATARHFSDEILVMFRGNVVERGPSDEVILNPQHDYTKLLLAAAPNPENQGNLRDSVRAELAELAAGGGAAERDRFGTADLARKVTGRD; encoded by the coding sequence GTGACCGGAACGCTCGAGGTCCGTGACCTCACGAAGGTCTACAAGGTCCGCAGGGGTGTCCGCACGGAGAAGCTCACCGCGGCGAACCACGTGAGCTTCACGCTGGAGCAGGGCAAGACGATCGCGCTGGTCGGCGAGTCCGGCTCGGGCAAGTCGACCGTCGCGAAGATGCTCGCGAAGCTCGAGACGCCGACGTCGGGGGAGATCCTGCTCGACGGGCACCCGGTCCCGACCGGCTCCCGCGGGATCGAGGACTACCGGCGCCAGCTCCAGATGGTGTTCCAGGACCCGTTCGCCTCGCTCAACCCGTTCCACTCGGTCGCGCACCACCTGGAGCGGCCGCTGCGGATCCATCGCCGGGGCCGGAACCGGGCGGAGATCGACGCCGAGGTGCACCGCCTGCTGGACCGGGTGCGGCTCACGCCGACCGAGGTGTTCGCCGAGAAGAAGCCGCACGAGATGTCGGGCGGTCAGCGGCAGCGCGTCGCGATCGCCCGGGCGCTCGCGCCGGGGGCACGGTTCCTCATCGCTGACGAGCCGGTCTCGATGCTCGACGTGTCGATCCGGCTCGGCGTGCTCAACCTGCTGGCGCAGCTCCAGCGGGAGGAGAACCTCGGGGTCCTCTACATCACGCACGACCTCGCGACCGCGCGGCACTTCTCCGACGAGATCCTCGTGATGTTCCGCGGCAACGTCGTGGAGCGGGGTCCGTCGGACGAGGTCATCCTCAACCCGCAGCACGACTACACCAAGCTGCTGCTGGCCGCCGCGCCGAACCCGGAGAACCAGGGCAACCTGCGCGACTCGGTCCGGGCGGAGCTGGCCGAGCTCGCCGCCGGCGGTGGCGCGGCGGAGCGCGACCGGTTCGGCACCGCCGACCTGGCGCGCAAGGTGACCGGTCGGGACTGA
- a CDS encoding ROK family transcriptional regulator, which produces MPGSAAAATPVVAPSTSLATLTAPGGTVAGLAAPIPPPSGAAAPGTPAWLGTVNDRAALSIIVERGIATRNLVHQVTGLSKPTASQVMARLLNAGLVVDVGPVPSRRGPSAAGYAANDARHVGVAIEVTRTSVNATLVDVTGTEYPVHRFLRGDAREHELVLPEGEAGPDGEPLDHGAATAVAEIRAAIDGAAAAAGRDAALVRHLLISIPGSVNPEIDVLWGAEALAPWPVSGLRTLLEHTIGATVTLERDVKLATIAELAEADEPEDICLLWLGNGLGLVNVANGAIVPGRHGRSGEIGYLPAPSGPEGHGAHDMQDLLGGLAVRRILREAGIGLDAENLDGALTELGALIRAAEAGDRDEDTGAAGEAHPGDAVDATGQPGPAGDAAGPGAEPASADPSAPVLPDVDEETVGGVLDVIADRIALMAMPTLFLLDPVRLVLAGPTAVAGGELLARLVNERVRPSTGWTLDVSSTRVRGRAPLLGARLLLLASVRSALLDEVSADL; this is translated from the coding sequence GTGCCGGGTTCAGCGGCCGCGGCAACCCCGGTCGTCGCGCCCTCGACCTCGCTGGCGACGCTGACCGCGCCCGGCGGGACGGTCGCCGGGCTCGCCGCGCCCATCCCGCCACCGTCCGGTGCCGCAGCGCCCGGCACGCCGGCGTGGCTCGGCACGGTCAACGACCGCGCGGCGCTCTCGATCATCGTCGAACGCGGGATCGCGACGCGCAACCTCGTCCACCAGGTCACCGGCCTGTCGAAGCCGACCGCGTCCCAGGTCATGGCGCGCCTGCTGAACGCGGGCCTCGTCGTCGACGTCGGCCCCGTCCCCAGCCGCCGCGGACCGAGCGCCGCCGGGTATGCGGCCAACGACGCGCGCCACGTCGGCGTCGCGATCGAGGTCACCCGGACCAGCGTCAACGCGACGCTCGTGGACGTCACCGGCACCGAGTACCCCGTCCACCGGTTCCTGCGCGGCGACGCCCGCGAGCACGAGCTGGTGCTGCCCGAGGGCGAGGCCGGGCCGGACGGCGAGCCGCTCGACCACGGCGCCGCGACCGCCGTCGCGGAGATCCGCGCCGCGATCGACGGGGCCGCGGCCGCCGCTGGGCGCGACGCCGCCCTGGTGCGCCACCTGCTCATCTCGATCCCGGGCTCCGTCAACCCCGAGATCGACGTCCTGTGGGGCGCCGAGGCGCTCGCGCCGTGGCCGGTGTCGGGGCTGCGCACGCTGCTCGAGCACACGATCGGCGCGACCGTGACGCTCGAGCGCGACGTCAAGCTGGCGACCATCGCCGAGCTGGCCGAGGCGGACGAGCCCGAGGACATCTGCCTGCTGTGGCTGGGCAACGGGCTCGGTCTCGTCAACGTGGCAAACGGCGCGATCGTCCCCGGTCGCCACGGCCGCTCCGGCGAGATCGGCTACCTGCCGGCGCCGAGCGGGCCCGAGGGGCACGGCGCGCACGACATGCAGGACCTCCTCGGCGGGCTCGCCGTGCGACGGATCCTGCGGGAGGCCGGGATCGGTCTCGACGCGGAGAACCTCGACGGGGCCCTCACCGAGCTCGGCGCGCTGATCCGGGCGGCCGAGGCCGGCGACCGGGACGAGGACACCGGCGCCGCGGGCGAGGCCCACCCGGGCGACGCCGTCGACGCGACCGGTCAGCCGGGTCCCGCGGGCGACGCCGCCGGCCCCGGCGCGGAGCCGGCCTCCGCCGACCCGTCCGCCCCGGTCCTGCCCGACGTCGACGAGGAGACCGTCGGCGGCGTCCTCGACGTCATCGCCGACCGGATCGCGCTCATGGCGATGCCGACGCTCTTCCTGCTCGATCCCGTGCGGCTCGTGCTCGCCGGCCCGACCGCCGTCGCCGGCGGGGAGCTGCTGGCCCGCCTGGTCAACGAGCGGGTCCGGCCGAGCACGGGCTGGACGCTGGACGTGTCGAGCACGCGCGTGCGCGGCCGCGCGCCCCTGCTGGGCGCCCGGCTGCTGCTGCTCGCGTCCGTCCGCTCGGCGCTGCTGGACGAGGTCAGCGCCGACCTCTGA
- a CDS encoding SDR family oxidoreductase codes for MTDHTADGPTTDQPTYPTHVEAQAQEWPGHTDGMTPTPDHGETSWRGLGRLAGKRALITGGDSGIGRATAIAYAREGADVAIAFFPAEMADADEVREIIEETGRRCLLLPTDQRTEEANQRLVELTVEGLGGLDVVVSNAGYQMGTKGGIEEFSAAQLEQVFATNFFGTFWLVKAAVPHLAPGSSIVFTTSIQAFQPSEVLLDYAATKAALNNLMVNLASELGPRGIRVNAVAPGPIWTPLIPSTFDGDKVEGFGTDTPLGRPGQPVEVAAAFVFLASDEASYVSGTVLGVTGGRAVF; via the coding sequence ATGACCGACCACACGGCCGACGGGCCGACGACCGACCAGCCGACCTACCCGACGCACGTCGAGGCGCAGGCCCAGGAGTGGCCCGGCCACACCGACGGGATGACGCCGACGCCGGACCACGGCGAGACGTCGTGGCGGGGCCTCGGCCGACTCGCCGGCAAGCGCGCGCTCATCACGGGCGGCGACTCCGGCATCGGCCGCGCCACCGCCATCGCGTACGCCCGCGAGGGCGCCGACGTCGCGATCGCGTTCTTCCCGGCGGAGATGGCCGATGCCGACGAGGTCCGCGAGATCATCGAGGAGACCGGGCGGCGCTGCCTCCTGCTGCCGACCGACCAGCGCACGGAGGAGGCGAACCAGCGCCTCGTCGAGCTCACGGTCGAGGGGCTGGGCGGGCTCGACGTCGTCGTCTCCAACGCCGGCTACCAGATGGGGACGAAGGGCGGCATCGAGGAGTTCTCGGCCGCGCAGCTCGAGCAGGTCTTCGCGACGAACTTCTTCGGCACGTTCTGGCTGGTCAAGGCGGCCGTCCCGCACCTCGCGCCGGGGTCGAGCATCGTCTTCACGACCTCGATCCAGGCGTTCCAGCCGAGCGAGGTCCTCCTGGACTACGCCGCGACCAAGGCCGCGCTCAACAACCTCATGGTCAACCTGGCCTCCGAGCTCGGCCCGCGCGGCATCCGGGTCAACGCCGTGGCGCCCGGGCCGATCTGGACGCCGCTCATCCCCTCGACCTTCGACGGGGACAAGGTGGAGGGCTTCGGCACCGACACCCCGCTCGGCCGGCCGGGACAGCCGGTCGAGGTGGCCGCAGCGTTCGTGTTCCTCGCCTCCGACGAGGCGTCGTACGTCAGCGGCACGGTGCTCGGCGTCACGGGCGGTCGCGCCGTGTTCTAG
- a CDS encoding CBS domain-containing protein has translation MTRVRDLMSPDVQVVAETDSLTAAARLVRAHDVGSLPVCGQDGRLVGVLSQADLARHDDAAHVGVVVGEISEP, from the coding sequence ATGACACGCGTCCGCGACCTCATGAGCCCCGACGTCCAGGTCGTGGCCGAGACGGACTCCCTCACGGCCGCCGCCCGCCTCGTGCGCGCCCACGACGTCGGCTCGCTGCCCGTCTGCGGCCAGGACGGCCGGCTCGTCGGCGTCCTGAGCCAGGCGGACCTCGCCCGGCACGACGACGCGGCGCACGTCGGCGTCGTCGTCGGCGAGATCTCCGAGCCGTGA
- a CDS encoding GAF and ANTAR domain-containing protein, translated as MPPSNEAEQLTDAASAWHQETAAPDAGASIAASMLELIPGTAHASLTIRRQQSFHSLGSTSDCARELDQAQYVLNEGPCVDTVVDAADAVDGSPWLRSGDTAGDPRWPRWGPVAAEAGVHSVLAVRLLSGTQVIGALNLYGERPGLFTDPDDIDLAVLLATHAALALSSVSLVADLRTAVSSRHTIGIAQGILMERFGFDQEAAFALLRRISSTSNIKLRMVAQRLIATRELPIGPDDDAGVPATPATATEDVA; from the coding sequence ATGCCCCCATCGAACGAAGCCGAGCAGCTCACGGACGCCGCGTCGGCGTGGCACCAGGAGACCGCCGCGCCCGACGCCGGCGCGAGCATCGCGGCGAGCATGCTCGAGCTCATCCCGGGAACGGCGCACGCCAGCCTCACCATCCGGCGCCAGCAGTCCTTCCACAGCCTCGGCTCGACCTCCGACTGCGCCCGGGAGCTGGACCAGGCGCAGTACGTCCTCAACGAGGGACCGTGCGTCGACACGGTGGTGGACGCGGCCGACGCGGTCGACGGCTCGCCCTGGCTGCGCAGCGGCGACACCGCCGGCGACCCCCGGTGGCCGCGGTGGGGACCGGTGGCGGCGGAGGCGGGGGTCCACTCGGTCCTCGCGGTCCGCCTCCTGTCCGGCACGCAGGTGATAGGAGCACTCAACCTCTACGGTGAGCGTCCCGGCCTGTTCACCGACCCCGACGACATCGACCTCGCCGTGCTCCTGGCCACCCACGCGGCGCTCGCGCTGTCCTCGGTCAGCCTCGTGGCCGACCTGCGGACCGCGGTCAGCTCGCGGCACACCATCGGGATCGCCCAGGGCATCCTCATGGAGCGGTTCGGCTTCGACCAGGAGGCGGCGTTCGCGCTGCTGCGCCGCATCTCCTCGACCAGCAACATCAAGCTCCGGATGGTCGCGCAGCGTCTCATCGCCACGCGCGAGCTGCCGATCGGCCCCGACGACGACGCCGGCGTCCCCGCGACGCCCGCCACCGCGACGGAGGACGTCGCCTGA
- a CDS encoding DUF6766 family protein — protein MSEPTATSADGRGRARGGSRLRAELRRNGLGLAFVVAFLVALAGQAVVGLAGHNEELTAAGLEPVSFARYVTGSSFVVDVAENWQSEFLQFLLFILATVWLVQRGSPESKPLADAGRGSDEEQKVGAHARPDSPAAASAGGSRQWLYSHSLVLVMGAIFLASWAVQSVAGRVAYNEERALDGHPAIGYGEYLTRPDFWDRTLQNWQSELLAVAAMVIFSIYLRERGSPESKPVGEPHATTGTSG, from the coding sequence GTGAGCGAGCCGACGGCCACGTCGGCGGACGGGCGCGGCCGGGCACGCGGCGGCTCGCGGCTCCGGGCGGAGCTGCGCCGCAACGGTCTCGGGCTCGCGTTCGTCGTCGCCTTCCTCGTGGCGCTCGCCGGTCAGGCCGTCGTCGGCCTCGCCGGTCACAACGAGGAGCTGACCGCCGCCGGGCTCGAGCCCGTCTCGTTCGCGCGGTACGTCACGGGGTCCTCGTTCGTGGTCGACGTCGCGGAGAACTGGCAGTCGGAGTTCCTCCAGTTCCTGCTGTTCATCCTCGCGACCGTGTGGCTGGTCCAGCGCGGCTCGCCCGAGTCCAAGCCCCTGGCGGACGCCGGGCGCGGCAGCGACGAGGAGCAGAAGGTCGGCGCGCACGCCCGGCCGGACTCCCCCGCGGCGGCCTCCGCCGGCGGCTCGCGCCAGTGGCTCTACTCCCACTCGCTCGTCCTCGTCATGGGCGCGATCTTCCTGGCGAGCTGGGCCGTCCAGTCCGTCGCCGGGCGGGTCGCCTACAACGAGGAGCGGGCCCTCGACGGGCACCCGGCCATCGGCTACGGCGAGTACCTGACGCGGCCCGACTTCTGGGACCGGACGCTGCAGAACTGGCAGTCGGAGCTGCTGGCGGTCGCCGCGATGGTCATCTTCTCCATCTACCTGCGCGAGCGCGGGTCACCCGAGTCCAAGCCGGTGGGCGAGCCGCACGCGACGACCGGCACCAGCGGGTAG
- a CDS encoding DUF7218 family protein yields MARRRDPGPSVKDPEVYEALRDDGASKEKAARIANASAARGRSAVGRKGGHAEPYEKWTVEDLRHRAAELGIDGRSSMRKAELIEAIRGH; encoded by the coding sequence ATGGCACGACGACGGGACCCGGGTCCGAGCGTCAAGGATCCCGAGGTGTACGAGGCGCTGCGGGACGACGGCGCATCCAAGGAGAAGGCGGCGCGGATCGCGAACGCCTCGGCCGCGCGCGGCCGCAGCGCCGTCGGGCGCAAGGGCGGCCACGCCGAGCCGTACGAGAAGTGGACCGTCGAGGACCTGCGCCATCGCGCGGCCGAGCTCGGGATCGACGGGCGCTCCTCGATGCGCAAGGCCGAGCTGATCGAGGCGATCCGTGGCCACTGA
- a CDS encoding CsbD family protein, with product MGTEDRMDATADKLGGKAKEAAGKLTDDKQLEGEGRVDQAKGAVKDTVEDVKDAARKAADGVKDAFDR from the coding sequence ATGGGAACCGAGGATCGCATGGACGCCACCGCCGACAAGCTCGGCGGCAAGGCCAAGGAGGCCGCCGGCAAGCTCACGGACGACAAGCAGCTCGAGGGCGAGGGCCGGGTGGACCAGGCCAAGGGCGCCGTGAAGGACACCGTCGAGGACGTCAAGGACGCGGCCCGCAAGGCCGCCGACGGCGTCAAGGACGCGTTCGACCGCTGA
- a CDS encoding DUF2252 domain-containing protein, which produces MTRSTKTSRRPVDPDLPAERLRSIGVETRSTAPRRALGTLVRGPRAALEILAEQNTGRLADLVPLRWARMLQDPFSFYRGSAAVMAADLAASPSSGIEVVSCGDAHLSNFGLFAAPDRQLLFDLNDFDEGAAAPWDWDLKRLVTSAVVGGQHAGYAPDVVERIARDTTRQYLVTLRYVLGMDALQRLYLRGHPERALKQFSPELRAVMERAMRSAQRRTSERVFKRMMTTTDEGLRLVENPPILTHLSGITSRELGDAYQAYARAVAPEIQLALRSFRYVDSARRVVGVGSVGTRCYLWVMTGPVGEPLVLQIKEATPSVLEQYGEVVQPTAFRRVAQVLGDGGRVVAAQRILQAASDPFLGTFRADGRDYYVRQFQDMKGSVDVEGMGEHAFSEYVQVCARSLARAHAQSRNAFVIDGYAGGGARLVEAVTQFAHAYADVVQEDFRALRAAADRGELDVAPDPLR; this is translated from the coding sequence ATGACACGGTCGACGAAGACCTCCCGGCGCCCCGTCGACCCCGATCTCCCGGCCGAGCGGCTGCGGTCGATCGGGGTCGAGACCCGCTCGACCGCGCCCCGTCGTGCGCTCGGGACCCTCGTGCGCGGGCCGCGGGCGGCGCTCGAGATCCTGGCCGAGCAGAACACCGGCCGCCTCGCCGATCTGGTGCCGCTGCGCTGGGCCCGGATGCTCCAGGACCCGTTCTCGTTCTACCGGGGGAGCGCGGCCGTCATGGCCGCCGACCTCGCCGCGTCGCCGAGCAGCGGGATCGAGGTCGTCTCCTGTGGCGACGCCCACCTGTCGAACTTCGGTCTGTTCGCCGCGCCGGACCGCCAGCTCCTGTTCGACCTCAACGACTTCGACGAGGGTGCGGCCGCGCCGTGGGACTGGGACCTCAAGCGGCTCGTGACGAGCGCGGTCGTCGGCGGTCAGCACGCGGGGTACGCCCCCGACGTCGTCGAGCGCATCGCGCGGGACACGACGCGCCAGTACCTCGTCACGCTGCGCTACGTCCTCGGCATGGACGCGCTGCAGCGCCTGTACCTGCGCGGCCACCCGGAGCGCGCGCTCAAGCAGTTCAGCCCGGAGCTGCGCGCCGTCATGGAGCGGGCGATGCGCTCGGCGCAGCGGCGCACGTCCGAGCGCGTCTTCAAGCGGATGATGACGACGACGGACGAGGGGCTGCGTCTCGTCGAGAACCCGCCGATCCTCACCCACCTGTCCGGCATCACGAGCCGGGAGCTGGGCGACGCCTACCAGGCCTACGCGCGGGCCGTCGCCCCCGAGATCCAGCTCGCGCTGCGCAGCTTCCGCTACGTCGACTCGGCCCGCCGCGTCGTCGGCGTCGGCAGCGTCGGGACCCGGTGCTACCTCTGGGTCATGACGGGACCGGTCGGCGAGCCGCTCGTCCTGCAGATCAAGGAGGCGACGCCGAGCGTGCTGGAGCAGTACGGCGAGGTGGTGCAGCCGACGGCGTTCCGCCGCGTCGCGCAGGTGCTCGGCGACGGCGGGCGGGTCGTCGCGGCCCAGCGCATCCTCCAGGCCGCGAGCGACCCGTTCCTCGGCACCTTCCGGGCGGACGGGCGCGACTACTACGTGCGCCAGTTCCAGGACATGAAGGGCAGCGTCGACGTCGAGGGGATGGGCGAGCACGCGTTCTCCGAGTACGTCCAGGTGTGCGCTCGCTCGCTCGCCCGGGCACACGCGCAGAGCCGGAACGCGTTCGTGATCGACGGCTACGCCGGCGGCGGTGCCCGGCTGGTCGAGGCGGTCACGCAGTTCGCCCACGCGTACGCCGACGTCGTCCAGGAGGACTTCCGGGCGCTGCGGGCCGCAGCCGACCGCGGCGAGCTCGACGTGGCGCCCGACCCGCTGCGCTGA
- a CDS encoding HU family DNA-binding protein, protein MTVNRTDLVAAIADKAGLTKKQADDALSAFHEVLVESLAKGEAVKVTGLLSAERVERAARTGRNPRTGEEISIPAGYGVKLSAGSTLKAAVAK, encoded by the coding sequence GTGACCGTCAACCGCACTGACCTCGTTGCCGCCATCGCCGACAAGGCCGGCCTCACCAAGAAGCAGGCCGACGACGCTCTGTCCGCCTTCCACGAGGTGCTCGTCGAGTCCCTCGCCAAGGGTGAGGCCGTCAAGGTGACGGGCCTGCTCTCGGCCGAGCGCGTCGAGCGCGCCGCCCGCACGGGCCGCAACCCGCGCACGGGCGAGGAGATCTCGATCCCGGCCGGCTACGGCGTCAAGCTCTCCGCCGGTTCCACGCTCAAGGCCGCCGTCGCCAAGTGA
- a CDS encoding ABC transporter ATP-binding protein has translation MTQTPEASPVPPPVSGPVPALRTWGLFKRFGAKVAVQQFELAIPAGSFYGIVGPNGAGKTTTLSMATGLLRPDAGTAFVNGVDVWAEPEKVKPMLGILPDGLRLFDRLTGAELITYAGLLRGMDPVVVRQRTDQLLDVLGLADDGTKLVADYSAGMTKKIGLATALVHAPSVLVLDEPFEAVDPVSAGHIRAILADYVAGGGTVILSSHVMELVERLCSHVAVMNDGALVAAGTIAEVGGGDLQARFAQLVGAQERTEGLAWLRPSRG, from the coding sequence ATGACGCAGACGCCCGAAGCGAGCCCCGTCCCACCACCCGTGTCCGGACCGGTCCCCGCGCTGCGCACGTGGGGACTGTTCAAGCGGTTCGGCGCGAAGGTGGCCGTCCAGCAGTTCGAGCTGGCCATCCCGGCCGGGTCCTTCTACGGGATCGTCGGGCCGAACGGCGCCGGCAAGACGACCACGCTGTCGATGGCGACCGGGCTGCTGCGCCCGGACGCCGGGACGGCGTTCGTCAACGGCGTCGACGTGTGGGCCGAGCCGGAGAAGGTCAAGCCGATGCTCGGGATCCTGCCCGACGGGCTGCGCCTGTTCGACCGGCTCACCGGAGCCGAGCTCATCACCTACGCCGGCCTGCTGCGCGGGATGGACCCGGTGGTCGTGCGCCAGCGCACGGACCAGCTCCTCGACGTGCTGGGCCTCGCCGACGACGGCACCAAGCTGGTCGCCGACTACTCCGCCGGCATGACGAAGAAGATCGGCCTGGCGACGGCGCTCGTCCACGCGCCCAGCGTCCTCGTGCTCGACGAGCCGTTCGAGGCGGTCGACCCCGTGTCCGCCGGCCACATCCGGGCGATCCTCGCCGACTACGTCGCGGGCGGCGGCACCGTCATCCTCTCCAGCCACGTGATGGAGCTGGTCGAGCGGCTGTGCAGCCACGTCGCCGTGATGAACGACGGCGCGCTCGTCGCCGCCGGGACCATCGCCGAGGTGGGCGGGGGCGACCTGCAGGCCCGGTTCGCCCAGCTCGTCGGCGCCCAGGAGCGGACGGAGGGACTGGCATGGTTGCGACCCTCGCGCGGCTGA
- a CDS encoding DUF3039 domain-containing protein, with amino-acid sequence MTEPLNPPGAPGAPAHPGTQGSTSTIERTETRHREQPGDNERYAHYVPKEKILASAMSGEPVVALCGKIWLPQRDPSRFPICPACKEIYQSMHGGSGDSGSGSDE; translated from the coding sequence ATGACCGAGCCGTTGAACCCGCCCGGAGCGCCGGGTGCCCCCGCGCACCCCGGCACGCAGGGCTCCACGAGCACGATCGAGCGGACCGAGACCCGCCACCGGGAGCAGCCGGGCGACAACGAGCGCTACGCGCACTACGTCCCCAAGGAGAAGATCCTGGCCTCGGCGATGTCGGGTGAGCCGGTCGTCGCACTGTGCGGCAAGATCTGGCTGCCGCAGCGCGACCCCAGCCGGTTCCCCATCTGCCCGGCCTGCAAGGAGATCTACCAGAGCATGCACGGCGGCTCGGGCGACTCCGGCTCCGGATCGGACGAGTGA